CTGATTTCATTAGTTTCGTGAATATATGATATATCTTTCAACTCTCCTGGAGCGGACGTACCAAACAACACAAATAAATTGTCTTCTTTAAATGCTGGAGCTAAATCGCCAAACTCTTTTATAATTGTTTTATACATATTTTTCTCTCCTTAATATAAGCCGAAACTAGCAAAGTATGCAATTATGACTGCTAGTACGCCTGTTATCATTCTACTATAGAGTACAGCTGGTACACCGACTTCAACCGTTTTTTCTTCAGCTTCACCTAATGATAAACCAACTGGAATAAAATCAGCACCAACTTGACCTGTAATTGCAAATAGTGCAGGAAGGGCAAATTCTGGAGGAACATTTCCAGCTCCAATTTGCGTTCCGATTAATACCCCAATTACTTGTGAAATAACTGCTCCAGGTCCCAAAATAGGGGAGAGTATTGGTATAGTACAAATGATAACTAATATTAAAAGTCCGACTAATGATCCAGCTAATGGAGTCATTAATTTAGCTAACCATTGACCTACACCTGTATAGTTTATTATACCAATTAGCATACTAATAAAAGCCATAAATGGTAATATATTTTTTATTAACATATCGATTGAATCTCTACCAGCTTGATAAAATGTACCTGTTACGTTTCCAATACCTTTAGAAAAACGAATTAAAAATGATGGTTTGCTATCTTTAGTTTGTTCTTTTTGTGAAGTTGTTGTATCATCCGTATCTGCTTCATTGTTATCTTTGATTATACTGGTTTGTTCATCATTATTATTATTTTCTAGTGTAACATCTTCTAATTGAATATTAGATACTTTAACACCAGAAACAAAGTTATCTTCATTTATATGTTTGGCTAATGGTCCACTAGGAGAAGTAGGGAGTAAATCAACAGTTAGTATTCCCTTCATAGGATAAACACCAATTCTAGCTGTACCACCACAATCTATGATAGCTGCTGCTATTCTTGTATCCTTAATTGTATTTTTAAATCCATCAACTGCTTCTGCTCCAGTTAATTCAGCAATTTTTTGTGCAACTGGATGAATACCTCCACCAGTAACCGATAAAATCACATCTTTTTCTTCTGTTGGAGCTATAGTGAAACCTTTGCCCCATCCACCATTACCTTTATTTACTTTAACGCGCTTATACATATTAATTCACCCCTCATTATAAAGCGTTTACATTTTCTTGTATAGATAAGCAGTTATTTTTTCAGTAATAATACCTCGTATTAACATAATGACTATTGCGATTAAAAAATATCTAACTGCTAATTCTGAAGTAGCTAAACCCGCTTTTTGTATACCATTAGCAATACCTAAATAAACGAAAAGTTCACCAGCATTTGCATATGGAAATAGGGCAGTAACAGGATGTAGAAATGTTACTAAGGAATCAAAGAATGCTGGCTTTTTCTTTTCATCAACAAACTTCCCGAATGTATAGGCCATTGGATTTGTTAAAAGTAGCACGGATAACATTGGCATAATTGTATATCTAGTTATCGTATATTTAGAAGTTACTTTGATCGCTTTCGTGACTCTTTCTTCACCAATAAACTTAATCATTGCATACGTAAAAGTTAATAGAACGACAAGTGTTGGTACAATGCTCGTAAATAATTCAGTAAACTGCTTGCCGCCTTCTTCAAATAAGCCAATAAAATGTTTTCCGAACCATTCTATTATGTTCATGACTGTTCACCCCTTAGATACATGTTTATATTTTTATGTATCTTTTTATTTTTCACATTCTCATTTTTTCGGACTTTTAATTTATATAAATAACTTTGGATAGTATAAATACTTACTAAAGATTGTTCGTTCCATACTGAAATAATAATAACTTTAAAAATTTTGAATCGTTTTTCTACAGAAATATTAATTTTATATGCTTTAGAGTATTGAGACTTAATTTCTTTTATCTTTTTATTTATTGATCTGACTTGAATAATCCCTAAAATCAGCTGCAGTACCATAACAAGAATAAGAATGTTTACAACAAGGCTCATTGAAATACTCGATCTTGTTCTTGTCGTAATTTATAAATTACAGATTCTTTATTCAAGTCAGTATTATCAAGAGTTAAAATTTCATCTTTTTTAATATCTTTAGTTGCTTTTGTACCATTTGTAATAACACCAATAGGGAAGGCATTTATGTCTTTCATGTTTTGATGACTTGTAATTTCACCTCTAACAGTGTAACCACCGATACCATCAATTGCTTCGCCATTTTTAATATCGCGTTTTGCTCTAGCTACAGTTTCTGATACAGGTCCAGATATAGGTTTAATTGAATAATCATTATACATAACTGCTTTAGCTATTGTGTGTGGTGTCTCTAAACTTGCAAGATGGTAAGGTCTATACAAGGTGTAATGATGATTATGACTTTCATCAACTTTTAATAAATATCTTAATTCTTCATCTACGATAGCATTGTCGGATCTGACTATGACAAACACACCAGGAGCTAAACCATCTACATATTCAACAACATGTAAATTATTTAATACACCACCATTAGATTTTAAATTTAATTTTTCATGTACATCATCTAAGTTAGCTTGAACTCCGTGCATACCATCGATATCAACGTGATAACCAATAGCATTACTCAATAGATTCATTTCGGCCATTGTTTTTGTTCCATCTTGAAAGGCAGCTAACATTTTTGGATTCATATTTTTAGACTTTGCTTCTTCTAGGCAAGTATCTGGATTTGAATAAGGCTGTAATTTGTTGTTTTTTCCTTTTCCGGCAACAACAACTTCTAATCCCATAGACTTCGCAAACTCGTATAACTCTACAAGTACAGCTGGTTCATCGCCTGCAGAGCCTGTATAAACAAGTCCTTTATCTTCAAATTTTTTCTTCATAATTGATCCTACGGTAATATCAACTTCAACATTTAATAGTACTAAATGCTTACTTGCTTCAAGTGTTAGTTCCATTATTTGTGCGCCGATTTCAGGAACACCAGTAGCATCTACAACCACGTCGATATAATCACCATTAATTACATCTTCAAATTTTGTAGAAGTTTTAATGTCATGATCATGTTTATTGAATTTTTTATAACCTTGAATTGCAAACTCAATATTTGATTCATCAATATCACAAACACCACCGACAACCATTCCTGGAATTTGAGAAATTTGACTAATCAATCCTCTTCCCATTTGACCTGCTCCAATAACCCCAACGCGAATAAAATCTGCTTGTTCTTCTTTGATTAATAAATCTGAATAAAGTGACATATACAATTCCCCTTTCCAAATGTTCTGTTCTAGAACTTATGTAAATAATAATTGAGAAAGCGCTTTCTGTCAATTGTGAATTATTAAAAAATTAAAAAATAAACAAAAGTTTTTGAATTAAATGTGATTATAACGAGTGTTATATTACTCTATGATTTTTAATTTAAAATGAGGTTTGTAGGGAATGAGGAGTGTTTTTTAAGATGAGAAGGAGTCTAAAATGAATTGGAAGAATTAACAATATCATTTGTATATTATCCTTATGGCATGTAAAATTGATGTATAAGTTCAATTTGAAAGGAGTGAGGTCGTCGTGGAATGGTTGATTGGGTTATTGGGTGAAGATGTGTTAATTCAATATGTCGCATTTGGTTTGTATTATTTTGTACCATTGCTGCTGACGCTCTTGTTTGTTTACTTGCAAATGCAAGCAAGTATCAAACTCCATAAGAATTGGATTGTGAGGTCTTCAACTGAGGTAGATGATCAATACATATTTGTATGGATTGTACCTATACTTAGGTGGAGAATACGTTGCTTATCCATGACCGTCGATGAAGAAGACGCGTTGCCAATATATTAATCATATTTATTAATATATTGGAGGAGAAATTTTGAAAAAATTATATACAGTATTAGCATTTTTAGCAATTTCAGTACTTTTAGGAGGGTGTGCACCAAAAGAAGGTGGCATGTTCCATTCAACTTTGGTAGAGCCATTTGTTTATTTAATTAAATTCTTTGCTTCATTCTTTAACGATAGCTACGGTATTGGTATCATCATTGTCACACTTTGTGTACGTTTGATTGTTATGCCGTTTATGTTGAAGTCGTTTAAGGGACAGAAGAAGATGCAATTTAAGATGAAACAATTGAAGCCTGAGATTGATGAGATTAATAAGAAGATGAAGGCTGCTAAAGATGATCAAGAAAAAACGCAATATAGCCAAGAAATGATGGCTTTATATAAAGAGCATGATGTGAATCCATTGAATATGGGTTGTTTACCGATGCTTATTCAAATGCCGATATTGATGGCGTTATATTTTGCGATCTCACACAATGATGCATTTGCGAGTCATAGCTTTGCTTGGTTTAATTTAGGTACACCAGATATTTGGATGGCATTAATTGCAGGGGCTTTATATTTACTACAAGCATATTTATCAACAAAATATATGCCAGATGATGCAAACGGACAAATGAAATACTTCATGTATTTAAGTCCGATTATGATTTTAATTGCGAGTATAAACATGCCGGCAGCATTGCCATTATATTGGAGTGCAAGCGCGATTGTTCTTATTATTCAACAATATATATCTAACAAATACTTTAATTATCATGAAGAAGAATTAAAGCCTGAAGTTAGCCATTAAATATAAAAAAGACGCTCACTATTTGAGCGTCTTTTTTATACTGAACATTGCAAGTGGAGGCTGACAAGCAACATTGAGCCCTCGAATATTGCAAGTGGAGGTCGACAAGCAACATTGGAGCCCTGAACATTGCAAGTGGGGCTCGACAAGCAACATTGAGCGCTTGAACATTGCAAGTGGGGCTCGACAAGCAACATTGGAGCCTTGAACATTGCAAGTGAGGGCTGACAAGCAACATTGGAGCCTTAAACATTGCAAGTGAGGACTGACAAGCAACATTGGAGCCCTGAACATTGCAAGTGAGGGTCGACAAGCAACATTGGAGCCTTGAACATTGCAAGTGAGCACTGACAAGCAACATTGGAGCCATGAACATTGCAAGTGAGGGTCGACAAGCAACATTGATCC
The Mammaliicoccus sp. Dog046 genome window above contains:
- a CDS encoding PTS glucitol/sorbitol transporter subunit IIC; its protein translation is MNIIEWFGKHFIGLFEEGGKQFTELFTSIVPTLVVLLTFTYAMIKFIGEERVTKAIKVTSKYTITRYTIMPMLSVLLLTNPMAYTFGKFVDEKKKPAFFDSLVTFLHPVTALFPYANAGELFVYLGIANGIQKAGLATSELAVRYFLIAIVIMLIRGIITEKITAYLYKKM
- a CDS encoding PTS glucitol/sorbitol transporter subunit IIB gives rise to the protein MYKRVKVNKGNGGWGKGFTIAPTEEKDVILSVTGGGIHPVAQKIAELTGAEAVDGFKNTIKDTRIAAAIIDCGGTARIGVYPMKGILTVDLLPTSPSGPLAKHINEDNFVSGVKVSNIQLEDVTLENNNNDEQTSIIKDNNEADTDDTTTSQKEQTKDSKPSFLIRFSKGIGNVTGTFYQAGRDSIDMLIKNILPFMAFISMLIGIINYTGVGQWLAKLMTPLAGSLVGLLILVIICTIPILSPILGPGAVISQVIGVLIGTQIGAGNVPPEFALPALFAITGQVGADFIPVGLSLGEAEEKTVEVGVPAVLYSRMITGVLAVIIAYFASFGLY
- the yidC gene encoding membrane protein insertase YidC, which produces MKKLYTVLAFLAISVLLGGCAPKEGGMFHSTLVEPFVYLIKFFASFFNDSYGIGIIIVTLCVRLIVMPFMLKSFKGQKKMQFKMKQLKPEIDEINKKMKAAKDDQEKTQYSQEMMALYKEHDVNPLNMGCLPMLIQMPILMALYFAISHNDAFASHSFAWFNLGTPDIWMALIAGALYLLQAYLSTKYMPDDANGQMKYFMYLSPIMILIASINMPAALPLYWSASAIVLIIQQYISNKYFNYHEEELKPEVSH
- a CDS encoding NAD(P)-dependent oxidoreductase; its protein translation is MSLYSDLLIKEEQADFIRVGVIGAGQMGRGLISQISQIPGMVVGGVCDIDESNIEFAIQGYKKFNKHDHDIKTSTKFEDVINGDYIDVVVDATGVPEIGAQIMELTLEASKHLVLLNVEVDITVGSIMKKKFEDKGLVYTGSAGDEPAVLVELYEFAKSMGLEVVVAGKGKNNKLQPYSNPDTCLEEAKSKNMNPKMLAAFQDGTKTMAEMNLLSNAIGYHVDIDGMHGVQANLDDVHEKLNLKSNGGVLNNLHVVEYVDGLAPGVFVIVRSDNAIVDEELRYLLKVDESHNHHYTLYRPYHLASLETPHTIAKAVMYNDYSIKPISGPVSETVARAKRDIKNGEAIDGIGGYTVRGEITSHQNMKDINAFPIGVITNGTKATKDIKKDEILTLDNTDLNKESVIYKLRQEQDRVFQ